In Acidobacteriota bacterium, one DNA window encodes the following:
- a CDS encoding TrpB-like pyridoxal phosphate-dependent enzyme, which yields MKNQINFLPEEMPKKWYNILPDLATNLEPLPPPEGEQIKNLPDLMIGPCLEQEFSDKRWIDIPEDLLEIYAKAGRPRPLFRAINLEKKLQTPAKLFYKGEFFSPTGSHKVNTALAQAYYAKKQGIKRLTTETGAGQWGTALSYACAVIGLECTVFWVRAVHDWKKERRSLMKMMGAEVHASPSDKTKAGKILYEENHQHPGSLAIAISEGLEEAQKGSDVAYSLGSVLNHVLMHQSIIGLETQKQFKKIGIYPHIMVSCLGGGSNFGGFVLPFVGDVLTEGKKIQFIAAQSQSSPNLTGEYKYDFADYAEITPKLKMYTLGHRTEFKPIKGDGLRYHGASPIISLLRHHGYIDTVAYPIDEKYVFSRAMEFMQTEGWLPAPESAYSIACAIDEALKCKDSGEEKVIAFNVSGHGFLDINGYREVLELK from the coding sequence ATGAAAAATCAGATTAATTTTTTGCCGGAAGAGATGCCGAAGAAGTGGTACAACATTCTGCCAGATCTGGCAACAAACTTGGAGCCTCTTCCTCCACCTGAGGGTGAGCAAATAAAGAATCTACCCGATCTCATGATTGGTCCTTGCCTGGAACAAGAGTTTTCTGATAAGAGGTGGATTGATATTCCGGAGGATTTGCTTGAAATCTATGCTAAAGCGGGAAGGCCGCGGCCTTTGTTTCGAGCTATTAACCTGGAGAAGAAGCTTCAAACGCCAGCAAAACTTTTTTATAAAGGGGAGTTTTTCAGTCCAACGGGGAGTCACAAGGTCAATACGGCATTAGCGCAAGCGTATTATGCCAAGAAGCAGGGCATTAAAAGGTTAACGACAGAAACAGGAGCTGGTCAGTGGGGAACAGCCCTCTCCTATGCTTGCGCTGTCATAGGATTGGAATGCACTGTATTCTGGGTGAGAGCAGTTCATGACTGGAAAAAGGAAAGAAGGTCTCTTATGAAAATGATGGGTGCCGAGGTACATGCTTCTCCCAGTGATAAAACAAAGGCGGGCAAGATACTTTATGAAGAAAATCATCAGCACCCTGGTTCCTTGGCCATTGCCATTTCTGAAGGCTTGGAAGAAGCTCAAAAAGGCTCGGATGTGGCTTATAGCTTAGGGTCTGTTCTCAATCATGTGCTTATGCATCAGAGTATAATCGGCTTGGAAACGCAGAAGCAATTTAAAAAAATTGGAATCTATCCCCATATCATGGTTTCTTGCCTGGGAGGTGGGAGCAATTTCGGTGGTTTTGTACTGCCCTTTGTTGGTGATGTTCTGACCGAGGGGAAGAAGATTCAGTTTATCGCGGCTCAGAGTCAATCCTCCCCTAATTTAACAGGGGAATATAAATATGACTTTGCCGATTATGCGGAAATCACGCCAAAACTTAAAATGTATACCTTGGGTCATCGAACAGAATTTAAGCCCATCAAAGGCGATGGATTACGATACCATGGTGCTTCTCCCATTATTAGTTTGTTGAGGCATCATGGATATATTGATACCGTTGCCTATCCCATTGATGAGAAGTATGTCTTTTCTAGGGCGATGGAATTTATGCAAACGGAAGGCTGGCTTCCAGCTCCTGAATCCGCTTATAGCATTGCCTGCGCCATCGATGAAGCATTGAAGTGCAAGGATTCGGGTGAAGAAAAAGTCATTGCCTTTAATGTGAGCGGACATGGATTTTTAGATATCAATGGATATAGAGAAGTATTGGAACTGAAATAA